One window of Nocardia sp. NBC_00508 genomic DNA carries:
- a CDS encoding ATP-dependent helicase codes for MAQFSRATQEWFDGAFPAPTSAQLGAWQAIAAGEHTLVIAPTGSGKTLSAFLWAIDQLATPEQTAERGGTAVLYVSPLKALAVDVERNLRAPLVGITQTAKRLGVEPPEITVGVRSGDTSAADRRSMLRTPPDILITTPESLFLMLTSAARDTLREVGTVIVDEVHAIAGSKRGAHLALSLARLDLLTERPAQRIGLSATVRPPEEVGRFLVGTAPITLVAPPAPKTFDLSVRVPVADMTEPGDSDQPGSIWPHVDEAIVDLVLEHRSSIVFANSRRLAERLTARLNEAYAERLGEPVETEHKPPAQLGASTEVIHGAGPLLARAHHGSVSKEQRALIEDDLKSGRLRCVVATSSLELGIDMGAVDLVVQVEAPPSVASGLQRIGRAGHQVGEISRGVIFPKHRTDVLHCAVASQRMTAGQIEAIQIPAHPLDILAQQTVAACALDPIDVDAWFEVVRSTGSYASLPRSAYESVLDLLSGRYPSDEFAELRPRLVWDRDAGTLTGRPGAQRLAVTSGGAIPDRGLFAVYMVGEKASRVGELDEEMVYESRVGDVFALGATSWRIEEITFDRVLVTPAFGQPGRLPFWHGDGLGRPAELGAALGEFVRTVGQRRVSELDGATGTRKAVRRKSSASRTGSAETGTGPAHDGVASVLRSAGLDDNATANLLTLLDDQRTATGHLPTDRTLVVERFRDELGDWRLVLHSPYGLPVHAAWALAIGARLRERFGVDAATNASDDGIVVRLPDTTDDPPGAELFVFESDEIDDIVTEQVGGSALFASRFRECAARALLLPRRDPGKRAPLWQQRQRSAQLLDVARKFPEFPILLETVRECLRDVYDLPSLRELLGRIARRQVRLVEVETATPSPFANALLFNYIGQFLYDGDSPLAERRAAALSLDSSLLAELLGRVELRELLDAAVIELTERELQRLTPERRARDAEGLADLLRLLGPLTAVEAADRCEADPTEWFASLVAARRALEVSFAGRSWWAAVEDAARLRDALGVPLPIGTPAAFIEPVADPLGDLVGRYARTHGPFGTEAVAARFGLGTAVAASALHRLVAEKRVVEGEFTPGAGGSEWCDGQVLRRLRRRSLAAARHEVEPVPTAALGRFLPSWQHIGTGELRGVDGVAAVVEQLAGVPIPASAWESLILPARVPDYTPAMLDELMATGEVTWSGHGAITAKDGWIALHLTEQAPFTLAPPDEIELSEVQLRLLTALGATFVPWTPLGTSGAAASRQPVALDEPDPSAADSSDARADSTGDGSAGRESRVGRDAPADALAAREPVPLDEPNPSSINGNGTHRTSTGGRSDGREAGVGGDERLGGSRRLVPVPQGGGAFFFRQLSDATGLLDDAAVAAALWELVWAGLVSGDTFAPVRALLSGTTRTTTAHRTPRRAPRGRAYLPRPSMPTRSGPPSVAGRWSLLPERVSDNTVRAHATADLLLERYGVLTRGSVQNEGVPGGFALMYRVLTEFEDRGRCRRGYFVDSLGGAQFSTTDVVDRLRSFDTERARPESRQPTGTVLALAACDPANPYGAALAWPKSDVEGGHRPGRKAGALVVLMDGELVLYLERGGKTLLTFTEDTDARRSAAQALADLVRHRRVDSLVIDRVNGDTVHGNTFAGFLTEAGFSSTPRGLRLRSHP; via the coding sequence ATGGCCCAGTTCTCCCGCGCGACCCAGGAGTGGTTCGACGGCGCGTTTCCCGCGCCCACATCCGCTCAGCTCGGGGCGTGGCAGGCGATCGCGGCGGGCGAGCACACCCTCGTCATCGCGCCGACCGGGTCGGGGAAGACGCTGTCCGCGTTCCTCTGGGCAATCGACCAGCTGGCTACCCCGGAGCAGACCGCCGAGCGTGGCGGCACCGCGGTGCTGTACGTGTCGCCGCTGAAGGCACTCGCGGTGGATGTGGAGCGCAATCTACGGGCGCCGCTGGTCGGCATCACGCAGACCGCCAAGCGGCTCGGCGTCGAGCCGCCGGAGATCACCGTCGGGGTCCGTTCCGGTGACACCAGCGCCGCCGACCGGCGGTCCATGCTGCGCACCCCGCCGGACATCTTGATCACCACGCCGGAATCGCTGTTTCTCATGCTCACTTCCGCCGCGCGGGACACACTGCGGGAGGTGGGCACGGTGATCGTGGACGAGGTGCACGCGATCGCCGGTTCCAAACGCGGCGCGCACCTGGCCCTGTCGCTCGCCCGGCTCGACCTGCTGACCGAGCGGCCCGCGCAGCGCATCGGCCTGTCCGCCACCGTGCGGCCGCCGGAGGAAGTCGGGCGGTTCCTGGTCGGCACTGCACCGATCACCCTGGTCGCGCCGCCCGCGCCGAAGACGTTCGACCTGTCGGTGCGCGTGCCCGTCGCGGACATGACCGAGCCGGGCGACTCCGACCAGCCGGGATCGATCTGGCCGCACGTGGACGAGGCGATCGTCGATCTCGTCCTGGAGCACCGATCCTCGATCGTGTTCGCCAACTCCCGCAGGCTGGCCGAACGTCTCACCGCGAGGCTGAACGAGGCCTATGCGGAACGGCTCGGCGAACCGGTGGAAACCGAACACAAACCGCCCGCCCAGCTCGGGGCGTCCACCGAGGTGATCCACGGTGCCGGGCCGCTGCTGGCGCGGGCGCACCACGGTTCGGTCAGCAAGGAGCAGCGGGCGCTGATCGAAGACGATCTCAAGAGCGGGCGGTTGCGCTGCGTCGTCGCGACCAGCAGCCTGGAACTCGGCATCGACATGGGCGCGGTGGACCTGGTCGTGCAGGTGGAGGCGCCCCCTTCGGTGGCGAGTGGGTTGCAGCGGATCGGGCGCGCCGGACACCAGGTCGGCGAGATCTCCCGCGGGGTGATCTTCCCGAAGCACCGCACCGACGTCCTCCACTGCGCGGTGGCGTCGCAGCGGATGACCGCGGGGCAGATCGAGGCGATCCAGATCCCGGCGCACCCGCTGGACATCCTCGCGCAGCAGACCGTGGCCGCATGCGCCCTCGATCCGATCGACGTGGACGCGTGGTTCGAGGTCGTACGCAGTACGGGGAGTTACGCGTCGCTACCGCGCTCGGCCTACGAATCGGTGCTGGATCTGCTCTCCGGGCGCTATCCCTCCGACGAGTTCGCCGAGCTGCGGCCCCGGCTGGTCTGGGACCGCGACGCCGGGACGCTCACCGGGCGGCCCGGCGCGCAACGCCTGGCCGTGACCTCCGGCGGCGCGATCCCCGACCGCGGCTTGTTCGCGGTGTACATGGTGGGCGAGAAGGCGTCGCGCGTCGGTGAACTCGATGAGGAGATGGTCTACGAGTCACGGGTCGGCGACGTGTTCGCGCTCGGGGCGACGAGCTGGCGGATCGAGGAGATCACCTTCGACCGGGTGCTGGTCACGCCCGCGTTCGGGCAGCCGGGCCGGTTGCCGTTCTGGCACGGCGATGGGCTCGGGCGGCCCGCGGAACTCGGTGCGGCGCTCGGTGAATTCGTGCGCACGGTCGGACAGCGGCGCGTGTCCGAGCTGGACGGTGCCACCGGAACCCGTAAGGCAGTGCGGCGCAAGAGCAGTGCGTCGAGGACCGGCAGCGCCGAAACCGGCACCGGTCCGGCGCACGACGGCGTCGCATCGGTGCTGCGATCGGCCGGTCTCGACGACAACGCGACCGCGAACCTGCTCACGCTGCTGGACGACCAGCGCACCGCGACCGGTCATCTGCCCACCGACCGCACGCTGGTGGTGGAGCGTTTCCGCGACGAGCTCGGCGACTGGCGGCTGGTCCTGCACTCGCCCTACGGCCTGCCGGTGCACGCTGCGTGGGCGCTGGCCATCGGGGCGCGGTTGCGCGAGCGGTTCGGTGTGGACGCCGCGACGAACGCCTCCGATGACGGCATCGTCGTGCGGCTACCCGACACCACCGACGATCCGCCCGGCGCCGAACTGTTCGTCTTCGAGTCCGACGAGATCGACGACATCGTCACCGAGCAGGTGGGCGGCTCCGCCCTGTTCGCCTCCCGGTTCCGCGAATGCGCGGCACGCGCCCTGCTGCTGCCCCGCCGCGACCCCGGCAAACGCGCCCCGCTGTGGCAGCAGCGGCAGCGATCGGCCCAGCTGCTCGATGTGGCACGCAAGTTTCCCGAGTTCCCGATCTTGTTGGAGACGGTCCGCGAATGCCTGCGTGACGTCTACGATCTGCCGTCGCTGCGCGAGTTGCTCGGCCGGATAGCGCGCCGCCAGGTTCGACTGGTCGAAGTGGAGACCGCGACGCCGTCACCGTTCGCGAACGCCCTGCTGTTCAACTACATCGGCCAGTTCTTGTACGACGGCGACAGCCCGCTGGCCGAGCGCCGTGCCGCCGCGCTCTCGCTCGACTCGAGTCTGCTCGCCGAGCTGCTCGGCCGGGTCGAGCTGCGCGAACTGCTCGACGCCGCGGTCATCGAACTGACCGAGCGCGAACTGCAGCGGCTCACCCCGGAGCGGCGCGCGAGAGACGCCGAGGGCTTGGCGGATCTGCTGCGGCTGCTCGGGCCGCTCACCGCCGTCGAAGCCGCCGACCGCTGCGAAGCGGACCCCACGGAATGGTTCGCGAGCCTGGTGGCCGCGCGGCGGGCCTTGGAGGTGTCGTTCGCGGGCCGAAGCTGGTGGGCTGCGGTGGAGGACGCGGCCCGCCTGCGCGACGCGCTCGGCGTTCCACTGCCGATCGGAACGCCCGCGGCGTTCATCGAACCGGTGGCCGATCCGCTCGGCGATCTGGTCGGCCGCTACGCCCGCACGCACGGGCCTTTCGGCACCGAGGCGGTCGCGGCACGGTTCGGGCTCGGCACCGCCGTCGCCGCTTCCGCGCTACACCGGCTCGTCGCCGAAAAACGCGTGGTGGAGGGCGAATTCACGCCGGGAGCAGGCGGGTCGGAATGGTGTGACGGGCAAGTGCTGCGCCGGTTGCGCCGCCGTTCGCTCGCCGCCGCACGGCACGAAGTCGAGCCGGTGCCAACAGCGGCGTTGGGCCGCTTCCTGCCGTCCTGGCAGCACATCGGCACCGGCGAACTGCGCGGCGTGGACGGCGTCGCCGCCGTCGTGGAACAGCTAGCGGGCGTGCCCATTCCGGCGTCGGCGTGGGAATCGCTCATCCTGCCCGCGCGGGTGCCCGACTACACCCCCGCCATGCTCGACGAACTGATGGCGACCGGCGAGGTGACCTGGTCCGGACATGGGGCCATCACCGCCAAGGACGGCTGGATCGCCCTGCACCTGACCGAGCAAGCTCCGTTCACCCTCGCACCCCCGGATGAGATCGAGCTGTCGGAGGTTCAGCTGCGGCTGCTCACGGCATTGGGGGCGACCTTCGTGCCGTGGACACCTCTCGGGACCAGCGGCGCCGCGGCGAGCAGGCAGCCGGTGGCACTGGACGAGCCCGATCCATCGGCGGCCGACAGCAGTGACGCGCGGGCGGATTCGACCGGGGATGGATCCGCCGGACGGGAATCACGTGTAGGGCGCGATGCGCCTGCCGATGCCCTCGCCGCCCGGGAGCCGGTGCCGCTGGATGAGCCGAATCCTTCGTCGATCAACGGCAATGGCACGCATAGGACTTCGACCGGCGGCCGATCCGACGGACGGGAAGCAGGCGTGGGCGGTGATGAACGCCTCGGCGGAAGCCGACGACTGGTGCCCGTGCCGCAGGGCGGCGGCGCGTTCTTCTTCCGGCAGCTGTCGGATGCCACCGGTCTCCTCGACGACGCCGCAGTGGCCGCGGCGCTGTGGGAATTGGTCTGGGCAGGCTTGGTTTCCGGTGACACATTCGCCCCGGTCCGAGCGCTGCTGTCGGGAACGACGCGGACCACCACCGCCCACCGCACTCCCCGGCGTGCTCCGCGCGGCCGCGCCTACCTACCCAGGCCGAGCATGCCGACTCGTTCCGGCCCGCCATCGGTTGCCGGCCGGTGGTCGCTGCTGCCGGAGCGCGTCTCGGACAACACCGTTCGCGCGCACGCGACCGCGGATCTGCTTCTGGAGCGGTACGGGGTGCTGACCAGAGGATCGGTGCAGAATGAGGGAGTGCCGGGTGGATTCGCGCTGATGTACCGGGTGCTGACGGAATTCGAAGACCGCGGACGTTGCCGCCGAGGATATTTCGTCGACTCGCTCGGCGGCGCTCAGTTCTCCACCACCGACGTGGTGGACCGACTGCGCTCCTTCGACACCGAGCGCGCCCGCCCCGAGTCCAGGCAACCGACCGGCACGGTGCTGGCGCTGGCCGCCTGTGATCCCGCCAACCCATACGGCGCCGCGCTGGCCTGGCCGAAGAGCGATGTCGAGGGCGGGCATCGTCCCGGACGCAAGGCCGGGGCGCTGGTGGTGCTCATGGACGGGGAACTGGTCCTCTACCTGGAACGGGGCGGCAAGACCCTGCTGACCTTCACCGAGGACACCGACGCCCGCCGCAGCGCCGCGCAGGCCCTCGCCGACCTGGTGCGGCACCGCCGAGTGGACTCGCTGGTCATCGACCGCGTCAACGGAGACACCGTGCACGGCAACACCTTCGCCGGGTTCCTCACCGAGGCGGGCTTTTCCAGCACCCCGCGCGGCTTGCGCCTGCGGAGCCACCCGTGA
- the glpD gene encoding glycerol-3-phosphate dehydrogenase gives MTRKPDSQFLGPEQRTTAWERFGKDHFDVVVVGGGIVGAGIALDAATRGLQVALVEARDLASGTSSRSSKMFHGGLRYLEQLEFGLVREALRERELSLSTLAPHLVKPLRFLYPLTRRAWERPYVAAGLVLYDTMGGAKSLPGQRHLTRAGALRLAPGLRRDSLIGGVSYHDTVVDDARHTMMVARTAAHYGAVIRTSTQVVGFLREADQVVGVTVRDTEDGRSGEVRGHVVINATGVWTDEVQALSHQRGRFYVRASKGVHIVVPRDRIVSDTAVILRTATSVLFVIPWGTHWIIGTTDTDWNLDLAHPAATKADIDYLLERVNQVLVTPLTPDDIDGVYAGLRPLLAGESDETSKLSREHAVARVAPGLIGIAGGKYTTYRVMAYDAVDEAAQDIPARVSPSVTAKVPLLGADGYFALVNQAVQLAEVYGVHPYRIKHLLDRYGSLINEVMAFAEDKPELLQPITDAPSYLQVEAVYAVAAEGALHLDDILARRTRISIEYSHRGANCAEQVAGLVAPILGWDEEEIDREVRTYQARVDAEVRSQTQPDDASADALRIAAPEPRPEILEPVPSEG, from the coding sequence ATGACCAGGAAACCGGATTCGCAGTTCCTCGGCCCGGAGCAGCGCACGACGGCTTGGGAGCGCTTCGGCAAGGATCATTTCGACGTGGTCGTCGTCGGCGGTGGAATAGTGGGGGCAGGCATCGCCTTGGACGCGGCGACCAGGGGTTTGCAGGTCGCGCTGGTCGAAGCCCGCGATCTCGCGTCGGGTACCTCCAGTCGGTCGTCGAAGATGTTCCACGGCGGCCTGCGGTATCTGGAACAGCTGGAGTTCGGATTGGTGCGCGAGGCGCTGCGGGAACGCGAGCTTTCGCTGTCCACCCTGGCGCCGCACCTGGTCAAGCCGCTGCGCTTCCTGTATCCGCTGACCCGTCGCGCCTGGGAGCGTCCGTACGTGGCCGCCGGGCTGGTCCTCTACGACACCATGGGCGGTGCGAAATCCCTTCCCGGCCAACGGCATCTGACGCGAGCAGGCGCGCTGCGGCTGGCGCCGGGATTGCGGCGCGACTCGCTGATCGGTGGCGTCAGCTACCACGACACGGTCGTCGACGACGCGCGCCACACCATGATGGTGGCGCGCACGGCCGCGCACTACGGCGCCGTGATCCGCACGTCCACCCAGGTGGTGGGATTCCTACGCGAGGCCGACCAGGTGGTCGGCGTGACGGTGCGCGACACCGAGGACGGGCGCAGCGGAGAGGTTCGCGGACATGTCGTGATCAACGCGACCGGCGTGTGGACCGACGAAGTCCAGGCTCTCTCCCATCAGCGGGGCCGGTTCTACGTGCGGGCGTCCAAAGGCGTGCACATCGTGGTGCCGCGCGATCGGATCGTCAGCGACACCGCGGTCATCCTGCGCACCGCGACCTCGGTGCTGTTCGTCATCCCGTGGGGCACGCACTGGATCATCGGCACCACCGACACCGACTGGAACCTGGACCTGGCGCATCCGGCTGCCACCAAGGCCGATATCGACTACCTGCTCGAACGAGTGAACCAGGTGCTGGTCACGCCGCTCACACCCGACGACATCGACGGCGTGTACGCGGGACTGCGCCCGCTGCTGGCCGGCGAGAGCGACGAGACCTCCAAACTGTCGCGCGAGCACGCCGTGGCCCGGGTCGCGCCCGGCTTGATCGGCATCGCCGGCGGGAAGTACACCACCTACCGCGTGATGGCCTACGACGCGGTGGACGAAGCGGCGCAGGACATCCCGGCCCGGGTCTCCCCGTCGGTCACCGCGAAGGTGCCGCTGCTCGGCGCGGACGGCTACTTCGCGCTGGTCAACCAGGCGGTGCAGCTGGCCGAGGTCTACGGCGTGCACCCCTACCGGATCAAGCACCTGCTGGACCGGTACGGCTCGCTGATCAACGAGGTCATGGCCTTCGCGGAGGACAAACCAGAACTGCTGCAACCGATTACGGATGCGCCATCCTATTTGCAGGTGGAGGCGGTCTACGCGGTGGCGGCCGAGGGCGCGCTGCACTTGGACGACATCCTGGCCCGGCGGACCCGGATCTCGATCGAGTACTCGCACCGCGGCGCCAACTGTGCCGAGCAGGTGGCCGGGCTGGTCGCCCCGATCCTGGGCTGGGACGAGGAGGAGATCGACCGGGAGGTCCGGACCTATCAGGCGCGAGTCGACGCGGAAGTCCGCTCACAGACCCAGCCCGACGACGCCTCCGCCGACGCCCTGCGGATCGCAGCCCCCGAACCCCGCCCGGAGATCCTGGAACCGGTGCCGTCCGAGGGCTGA
- a CDS encoding histidine phosphatase family protein, giving the protein MQKVLRLDLVSHGMTEAMRKARFPVDESLTEAGRRAVSGCGPLTAPRVLTGPERRTVETAALLGLPGAEDGRLRDLDAGAWRGGELMSVPQDELYAWLTDPGFRGHGGESVVDVIERTRFWMAEVAAGAVSTIAVTHPAVIRAALLVTLDAPPKSFWRIDIPPGSVTRLHYRGEWTLHFTA; this is encoded by the coding sequence GTGCAAAAGGTGCTCAGACTCGATCTGGTCAGCCATGGCATGACCGAGGCGATGCGCAAGGCACGTTTTCCGGTCGACGAATCGCTCACCGAGGCAGGCCGCCGAGCGGTGTCGGGATGCGGACCGTTGACCGCTCCGCGTGTGCTCACCGGACCGGAGCGCCGGACCGTGGAGACCGCCGCACTGCTCGGCCTGCCCGGTGCGGAGGACGGCAGGCTGCGCGACCTGGACGCGGGCGCCTGGCGGGGCGGGGAACTCATGTCGGTGCCCCAGGACGAGCTGTACGCATGGCTCACCGATCCCGGGTTCCGCGGGCACGGCGGGGAGTCCGTGGTGGACGTGATCGAACGGACCAGATTCTGGATGGCCGAGGTCGCGGCGGGGGCCGTCTCCACCATCGCGGTCACCCACCCGGCGGTCATCCGGGCCGCGCTGCTGGTGACGCTGGATGCCCCGCCGAAATCGTTCTGGCGCATCGATATTCCGCCCGGCAGCGTCACCCGCCTGCACTATCGCGGCGAATGGACGCTGCACTTCACGGCCTGA
- a CDS encoding Fpg/Nei family DNA glycosylase — protein MPEGDTVFLTANRLRAALAGKELTRSDFRVPRYATVDLRGQAVESVGSYGKHLFIRTPTVSVHTHLKMEGSWRVFHCGQRWTKPRVAARVVLSTEDVEAVGFSLGTVEVVRVGDEDRIVGHLGPDLLGPNWDAAEAVRRLERYPGQPIGVALLDQRNLAGIGNIYRSEVCFLRRVHPDTRVGDVPDLLALVNEAHRVLAEAVDKPPRRPLAYGRTHRPCQRCGTPLQADLLGDTAPDHDRVVQRERGIYFCPHCQPVPAT, from the coding sequence ATGCCCGAGGGTGACACCGTATTCCTTACCGCCAACCGGCTCCGTGCCGCGTTGGCCGGAAAGGAGCTGACGCGCAGCGATTTTCGCGTGCCCAGGTATGCGACGGTCGATCTGCGCGGACAGGCGGTCGAGAGCGTCGGCAGCTACGGCAAGCACCTGTTCATCCGGACGCCGACCGTGAGTGTCCACACGCACCTGAAGATGGAGGGCAGCTGGCGCGTGTTCCACTGCGGACAGCGCTGGACCAAACCACGGGTAGCCGCACGGGTCGTGCTGAGCACCGAGGACGTGGAAGCCGTCGGGTTCTCGCTGGGTACCGTCGAGGTGGTGCGGGTGGGCGACGAGGACCGGATCGTCGGCCATCTCGGGCCGGATCTGCTCGGCCCGAATTGGGATGCGGCGGAAGCGGTCCGGCGTCTGGAGCGATATCCCGGCCAGCCGATCGGCGTCGCCCTGCTCGACCAGCGCAACCTCGCGGGCATCGGCAATATCTACCGCAGCGAGGTCTGTTTCCTGCGCCGCGTGCACCCTGATACCCGGGTCGGCGACGTTCCGGATCTACTCGCCCTGGTCAACGAGGCGCACCGGGTACTGGCCGAAGCAGTCGACAAACCCCCGCGGCGCCCACTGGCCTACGGCCGCACCCACCGCCCGTGCCAACGCTGCGGCACCCCGCTGCAAGCCGATCTGCTCGGCGACACCGCACCTGATCACGACCGCGTGGTGCAGCGGGAACGCGGCATCTATTTCTGCCCCCACTGCCAGCCCGTTCCGGCCACGTAG
- a CDS encoding patatin-like phospholipase family protein, which yields MSNNNGSQRRGLAIGCGGTVGAAWIVAALAAARDVLDWDPREADVLIGTSAGAETVTMLGSGVSVDELVAMQRGTSTDPILSEHRQAEPGRFPPLPRPRLGSPRLPLRRREPGQALLAAGSGLLPIGGGDPSWLQRLAERLNPGRSWVAHPATRLVAMDYETGQRVAFGSPGAPDATIGEALRASWAIPGWFPPVSIAGRRFVDGGAGSTASVDLLVPEKLDEVLVLTPMASARRLPATGVGHLLERQMRNRMTAKLDAEIARLRAAGTKVLFVGATADDLAVMGANFMDGRRRLATFEHSLRSTRRTLEQGAFE from the coding sequence ATGAGTAACAACAATGGGTCGCAGCGCCGCGGCCTGGCCATCGGATGCGGTGGCACCGTGGGGGCCGCGTGGATCGTCGCCGCGTTGGCCGCCGCCCGCGACGTGCTCGACTGGGATCCGCGCGAGGCGGACGTGTTGATCGGCACCTCGGCGGGCGCGGAGACGGTGACGATGCTCGGCAGCGGCGTCTCGGTCGACGAACTGGTCGCGATGCAGCGCGGCACGTCGACCGATCCCATCCTGAGCGAGCACCGGCAAGCCGAACCGGGGCGGTTTCCTCCGCTGCCGCGTCCGCGACTCGGCTCCCCGCGGCTGCCTCTGCGGCGCCGAGAGCCTGGACAGGCGCTGCTGGCCGCGGGCAGCGGACTGCTGCCCATCGGCGGCGGCGACCCGAGCTGGTTGCAGCGGCTGGCCGAACGACTCAACCCTGGCCGTTCCTGGGTAGCCCATCCGGCCACCCGGCTGGTGGCGATGGATTACGAGACCGGACAGCGGGTGGCGTTCGGTTCGCCCGGCGCTCCCGATGCGACGATCGGAGAAGCACTGCGCGCGTCGTGGGCGATCCCCGGCTGGTTTCCGCCGGTCTCGATTGCCGGTCGCCGCTTCGTCGACGGCGGCGCGGGTTCGACCGCGTCGGTGGATCTGCTCGTCCCCGAAAAGCTGGATGAAGTGCTCGTGCTCACTCCGATGGCCTCGGCGCGACGACTGCCCGCGACCGGTGTCGGTCATCTGTTGGAGCGGCAAATGCGCAATCGCATGACCGCGAAGCTCGATGCCGAGATTGCGCGGTTGCGCGCCGCGGGCACCAAGGTCCTCTTCGTGGGCGCCACCGCCGACGACCTCGCGGTGATGGGCGCGAACTTCATGGACGGCCGTCGCCGTCTCGCCACCTTCGAACACAGCCTGCGCAGCACTCGTCGCACGCTCGAACAAGGAGCCTTCGAATGA
- a CDS encoding SDR family NAD(P)-dependent oxidoreductase: MRILGSGYPAVDLREARVLITGGGRGIGRAAAELFAAKGSQVVLADVDKPTAEAAAAAIGGVAYELDVRSRGQWDAVIDAVGGVDILVNNAGVMPAGAFLDEPDVVGQATLDINVWGLIHGMRATAPGMIERGRGHIVNVASLAGKVPIPGLAVYNASKFAAVGLSAATRLEFAGHGVSVSCVLPSAVRTRLSSGLALGNGMPTVEPEDVAAAIVRTCVTRKAEVAVPNFLGPVDIALAAAPERAVRLVRRLFDGDRALHPTDAKTRAEYERQVRSIS; the protein is encoded by the coding sequence ATGAGAATTCTCGGATCCGGCTACCCCGCCGTCGACCTGCGCGAGGCCAGAGTCCTGATCACCGGCGGTGGCCGCGGCATCGGCCGAGCCGCCGCGGAACTATTCGCCGCCAAAGGATCGCAGGTCGTGCTCGCGGACGTGGACAAACCCACCGCGGAAGCGGCCGCCGCCGCGATCGGCGGGGTCGCCTATGAACTGGACGTGCGCTCGCGTGGCCAATGGGACGCGGTGATCGACGCGGTCGGCGGGGTCGACATCCTGGTCAACAACGCGGGCGTCATGCCTGCGGGCGCGTTCCTCGACGAACCGGATGTGGTCGGCCAGGCCACGCTGGACATCAACGTGTGGGGCCTCATCCACGGTATGCGGGCCACCGCGCCGGGCATGATCGAACGCGGTCGCGGCCACATCGTCAACGTCGCCTCGCTGGCGGGCAAGGTGCCGATCCCCGGCCTCGCGGTCTACAACGCGAGCAAGTTCGCGGCCGTCGGCCTCTCGGCGGCAACGCGTCTGGAGTTCGCCGGACATGGCGTCAGCGTCAGCTGCGTCCTGCCTTCGGCCGTGCGCACCCGCCTCTCCTCGGGGCTGGCGCTCGGCAACGGCATGCCGACCGTCGAACCGGAGGACGTCGCCGCCGCGATCGTGCGCACCTGCGTCACCCGTAAAGCCGAAGTGGCCGTGCCGAATTTCCTCGGTCCGGTGGACATCGCGCTGGCCGCCGCGCCGGAACGCGCGGTGCGGCTGGTCCGCAGGCTGTTCGACGGTGACCGCGCCCTGCATCCCACCGACGCGAAGACCCGCGCGGAGTACGAGCGGCAGGTCCGCTCCATCAGCTGA